From the Chitinolyticbacter meiyuanensis genome, one window contains:
- a CDS encoding S-(hydroxymethyl)glutathione dehydrogenase/class III alcohol dehydrogenase codes for MKSRAAVAFGPGKPLEIVEIDVAPPQKGEVLLKITHTGVCHTDAFTLSGDDPEGIFPAVLGHEGAGIVIEVGEGVTSVAPGDHVIPLYTAECRECEFCTSGKTNLCVAVRATQGKGLMPDGTTRFSYNGQPVYHYMGCSTFSEYTVVAEVSLAKINPDANPEHVCLLGCGVTTGIGAVHNTAKVQAGDSVAVFGLGGIGLAVVQGAKQAQAGRIIAIDTNPAKFELARQFGATDCVNPQDHDKPIQQVIVEMTGWGVDHSFECIGNVNVMRAALECAHRGWGQSVIIGVAGAGQEISTRPFQLVTGRRWLGTAFGGVKGRSQLPGMVEDAMKGDIQLAPFVTHTMGLDAINDAFDLMHEGKSIRTVIHF; via the coding sequence ATGAAATCACGCGCAGCCGTCGCCTTCGGTCCGGGCAAGCCGCTGGAAATCGTCGAGATCGACGTCGCGCCCCCGCAGAAGGGCGAAGTGCTGCTGAAGATCACCCATACCGGCGTCTGCCACACCGACGCGTTCACGCTGTCCGGCGATGACCCCGAAGGCATCTTCCCGGCAGTGCTGGGCCATGAGGGCGCCGGCATCGTGATCGAGGTCGGCGAAGGCGTTACCAGCGTGGCACCGGGCGACCATGTGATTCCGCTCTACACGGCAGAATGCCGCGAATGCGAGTTCTGCACATCCGGCAAGACCAACCTGTGCGTGGCCGTGCGCGCCACCCAGGGCAAGGGCCTGATGCCGGACGGCACCACGCGCTTCAGCTACAACGGCCAGCCGGTCTACCACTACATGGGTTGCTCGACGTTCAGCGAATACACGGTCGTGGCCGAGGTATCCCTCGCCAAGATCAATCCGGATGCCAACCCGGAGCACGTCTGCCTGCTCGGCTGCGGCGTCACCACCGGCATTGGTGCCGTGCACAACACGGCCAAGGTACAGGCGGGCGACAGCGTTGCAGTGTTCGGCCTGGGCGGGATCGGTTTGGCCGTGGTCCAGGGCGCCAAGCAAGCCCAAGCCGGGCGCATCATCGCCATCGATACCAACCCCGCGAAGTTCGAACTGGCCAGGCAGTTCGGCGCCACCGACTGCGTCAACCCGCAGGACCACGACAAGCCGATCCAGCAAGTGATCGTGGAAATGACCGGCTGGGGGGTCGATCACTCGTTCGAATGCATCGGCAACGTCAATGTGATGCGTGCAGCACTGGAATGCGCGCACCGCGGCTGGGGTCAGAGCGTGATCATCGGCGTGGCGGGTGCCGGCCAGGAAATCAGCACCCGGCCGTTTCAGCTGGTCACCGGACGCCGCTGGCTGGGTACCGCCTTCGGCGGGGTAAAGGGCCGCTCGCAATTGCCAGGCATGGTGGAGGACGCCATGAAGGGCGATATCCAGCTGGCCCCCTTCGTCACCCACACCATGGGCCTGGACGCGATCAATGACGCCTTCGACCTGATGCACGAAGGCAAATCCATCCGCACCGTGATCCACTTCTGA
- the fghA gene encoding S-formylglutathione hydrolase: protein MQQLEQHQCFGGSQQVWQHESNVLGGPARFAIYLPPQSESGPVPVLYWLSGLTCTEQNFITKAGAQRYAAEHGIAIVAPDTSPRGDNVPNDPGYDLGQGAGFYINATQAPWATHYRMYDYVVHELPALIEAHFPVSAARGISGHSMGGHGALVIALRNPGRYRSVSAFSPIVSPSQVSWGQKAFAAYLGDDTASWHAYDTVALIPAAAERLPLLIDQGEADEFLDTQLQPQRLQSACEKAGHPLQLRRHAGYDHSYYFIASLIGEHLAHHATALHAPA from the coding sequence ATGCAACAACTGGAACAGCACCAGTGTTTTGGCGGCAGCCAGCAAGTCTGGCAGCACGAATCGAACGTGCTGGGCGGCCCTGCCCGCTTTGCCATCTACCTGCCGCCGCAGTCCGAGAGCGGCCCAGTGCCGGTGCTGTATTGGCTGTCCGGCCTCACTTGCACCGAGCAGAACTTCATCACCAAGGCCGGTGCGCAGCGTTATGCCGCCGAACACGGCATCGCCATCGTCGCGCCGGATACCAGCCCGCGCGGCGACAACGTGCCCAACGACCCAGGCTACGATCTGGGCCAGGGGGCGGGTTTCTACATCAACGCCACGCAAGCGCCATGGGCCACGCACTACCGGATGTACGACTACGTGGTGCATGAGCTGCCGGCGCTGATCGAAGCACATTTCCCGGTCAGCGCCGCACGCGGCATCAGCGGGCACTCGATGGGCGGGCATGGCGCGCTGGTGATTGCGCTGCGCAATCCGGGGCGCTATCGCAGCGTCTCGGCGTTCTCGCCCATCGTCTCCCCCAGCCAGGTGTCTTGGGGCCAGAAGGCATTTGCGGCCTACCTGGGCGACGACACCGCGAGCTGGCACGCCTACGACACCGTTGCCCTTATCCCAGCGGCCGCCGAGCGCCTGCCGCTGCTCATCGATCAAGGCGAGGCAGATGAATTCCTCGACACGCAATTGCAACCGCAACGGCTGCAATCCGCCTGCGAAAAGGCCGGTCACCCGCTGCAACTGCGCCGCCACGCGGGATACGACCACAGTTACTACTTCATCGCGAGCTTGATCGGCGAGCACCTGGCCCATCACGCGACGGCGCTGCACGCGCCTGCCTGA
- a CDS encoding PQQ-dependent sugar dehydrogenase produces MKLSTLSLCGTLTLLLGCSEQASLTVDEGTGPQPALPEPEQGLWPTVKVAPAKGWAQGEAPIAAEGLHVQRFAAGLDHPRWLYVLPNGDVLVAETNAPARPQEGKGIKGWVMKLTMKRAGAATPSANRITLLRDTDGDGVADLRSAFVTGLNSPFGMALVGDTFYVANTDAIVHMPYETGQTQIVYRPVPLTELPAGPRNHHWTKNLIASRDGTRLYVSIGSNSNAAENGMAEETGRAAIWEVERASGRKRMFASGLRNPVGMAWAPGRDVLWTVVNERDELGSDLVPDYLTAVRAGDFYGWPYSYYGQHVDKRVEPPRPDLVARARVPDYALGPHTASLGLVAGDGNQLPAEYREGMFVGQHGSWNRKPLSGYRVIFVPFRDGRPAGQPRDVLTGFVAADGGAHGRPVGVAIDGRGALLVADDVGNAIWRVSAAQ; encoded by the coding sequence ATGAAGCTGTCGACGCTATCGCTCTGTGGCACGCTCACGCTGCTGCTGGGTTGTTCGGAGCAGGCCAGCCTGACTGTCGACGAAGGGACCGGCCCGCAGCCGGCACTGCCCGAGCCCGAGCAAGGCCTGTGGCCAACGGTGAAGGTGGCGCCGGCCAAGGGCTGGGCACAGGGCGAGGCACCGATCGCTGCCGAGGGCCTGCATGTGCAGCGCTTTGCTGCCGGGCTCGATCATCCGCGCTGGCTGTATGTGCTGCCCAACGGTGACGTGCTGGTGGCCGAGACCAATGCGCCGGCCCGCCCGCAGGAGGGCAAGGGCATCAAGGGCTGGGTGATGAAGCTGACGATGAAGCGCGCCGGCGCTGCCACGCCCAGCGCCAATCGCATCACGCTGCTGCGCGATACCGATGGCGACGGCGTGGCCGACCTGCGCAGCGCCTTCGTCACCGGTCTCAATTCACCGTTCGGCATGGCGCTGGTCGGCGATACCTTCTACGTGGCGAACACCGATGCCATCGTGCATATGCCGTATGAAACCGGGCAGACCCAGATCGTGTACCGGCCGGTGCCGTTGACCGAGCTGCCGGCCGGGCCACGCAACCACCACTGGACCAAGAACCTGATCGCCTCGCGTGACGGCACGCGGCTGTATGTATCCATCGGTTCCAACAGCAATGCCGCCGAGAACGGCATGGCCGAGGAAACGGGGCGCGCGGCAATCTGGGAGGTGGAGCGCGCCAGCGGTCGCAAGCGCATGTTCGCCAGCGGCCTGCGCAACCCCGTCGGCATGGCCTGGGCGCCGGGCCGCGACGTGCTGTGGACCGTGGTGAACGAGCGCGACGAGCTCGGCAGCGATCTGGTGCCAGACTACCTGACCGCCGTGCGCGCCGGTGATTTCTATGGCTGGCCCTACAGCTACTACGGCCAGCATGTGGACAAGCGTGTCGAACCACCGCGCCCCGACCTGGTTGCCCGTGCCCGCGTGCCGGATTACGCGCTGGGGCCGCATACCGCCTCGCTGGGCCTGGTGGCGGGCGACGGCAACCAGCTGCCCGCCGAATACCGCGAGGGCATGTTCGTCGGCCAGCACGGTTCGTGGAACCGCAAGCCGCTCAGTGGCTACCGGGTGATCTTCGTGCCGTTCCGCGATGGCCGCCCCGCCGGCCAGCCACGCGATGTGCTGACCGGCTTCGTGGCCGCCGACGGCGGGGCTCATGGCCGTCCGGTGGGGGTGGCCATCGATGGCCGGGGCGCCTTGCTGGTTGCCGACGATGTCGGCAACGCGATCTGGCGGGTCAGCGCCGCGCAATGA
- the norR gene encoding nitric oxide reductase transcriptional regulator NorR, whose product MIEIGLLADLGVDLPQPVRLQRLLAGIRAQFGCQAIGLLRLDGDALYPLAVEGLGEEVLGRRFVVSQHPRLAAILAQREPIRFEPGSPLPDPYDGLLAHLPGVALPVHDCMGVRIDVEGAVWGALTLDAFDGCSFAASDIVTLPHYALLAAAAARTGQLEQSVRALRQSAGTPAGERLGGQHELVGRHPQWLAMLHELDIAAVSDLPVLLLGETGSGKELLAHRVHQASPRHGKPLVHVNCAALPEALAEDELFGHAKGAFSGAHAERAGRIEAAHGGTLFLDEVGELPLTLQAKLLRTLQNGEIQRLGEDRPRRVDVRIVSATNRNLQQAVREGRFRADLYHRLSVYPVPVPPLRERGNDVLLLAGRFLEINRARLGLRSLRLSPDAELALLGYAWPGNVRELEHVISRAAIRLLGRGASRHELAALDASTLDLAPLPSTTPDAAATPAPVVAGRSWRAAVEDFERSLLQATLDQAQGNWAAAARTLELDASNLHKLARRLGLKG is encoded by the coding sequence GCTGCAACGGCTGCTCGCCGGTATCCGCGCACAGTTCGGCTGCCAGGCGATCGGCCTGCTGCGGCTGGATGGCGACGCGCTCTACCCGCTGGCAGTGGAAGGCCTCGGTGAGGAAGTGCTGGGGCGTCGCTTCGTCGTGTCGCAGCACCCGCGCCTCGCCGCCATCCTTGCCCAGCGCGAGCCGATCCGCTTCGAGCCGGGTAGCCCCCTGCCCGATCCCTACGACGGGCTTCTGGCCCACCTGCCCGGCGTGGCGCTGCCGGTGCACGACTGCATGGGCGTGCGCATCGATGTGGAAGGTGCGGTGTGGGGCGCACTGACACTGGATGCCTTCGACGGCTGCAGCTTCGCCGCCTCGGACATCGTCACGCTGCCGCATTACGCACTGCTGGCGGCGGCGGCGGCGCGCACCGGCCAGCTGGAGCAGTCGGTGCGGGCGCTGCGCCAGAGCGCCGGCACCCCGGCTGGCGAGCGGCTCGGCGGCCAGCACGAGCTGGTCGGCCGCCATCCGCAGTGGCTGGCCATGCTGCACGAGCTCGACATTGCCGCCGTCTCCGATCTGCCGGTGCTGCTGCTGGGCGAAACCGGCTCGGGCAAGGAACTGCTGGCGCACCGTGTACATCAGGCCTCGCCACGGCATGGCAAGCCGCTGGTGCACGTCAACTGCGCCGCGCTGCCCGAGGCCCTGGCCGAGGACGAGCTATTCGGCCACGCCAAGGGGGCTTTCTCCGGCGCCCACGCCGAGCGTGCCGGCCGCATCGAAGCGGCGCACGGCGGCACGCTGTTCCTCGACGAGGTGGGCGAGCTGCCGCTGACGCTGCAGGCCAAGCTGCTGCGCACGCTGCAGAACGGCGAGATCCAGCGTCTGGGCGAGGATAGACCGCGCCGGGTGGATGTACGCATCGTGTCCGCGACCAACCGCAACCTGCAGCAAGCGGTGCGGGAGGGCCGCTTTCGCGCCGACCTCTATCACCGGCTCTCGGTCTACCCGGTGCCGGTGCCGCCGCTGCGCGAGCGCGGCAACGACGTGCTGCTGCTGGCCGGGCGCTTTCTCGAGATCAACCGTGCGCGGTTGGGCCTGCGCAGCCTGCGGCTGAGCCCGGATGCCGAGCTGGCGCTGCTGGGCTATGCCTGGCCCGGCAATGTGCGCGAGCTGGAACACGTGATCAGCCGCGCCGCGATCCGCCTGTTGGGGCGCGGCGCCAGCCGGCACGAGCTGGCAGCGCTCGATGCAAGCACGCTGGATCTGGCTCCCCTGCCCTCGACCACGCCGGATGCCGCGGCCACGCCGGCCCCCGTTGTCGCTGGGCGCAGCTGGCGAGCGGCAGTGGAGGATTTCGAGCGCAGCCTGCTGCAGGCGACGCTGGACCAGGCGCAGGGCAACTGGGCTGCGGCGGCGCGCACGCTGGAACTGGACGCCAGCAACCTGCACAAACTGGCACGACGGCTGGGGCTGAAAGGCTGA
- a CDS encoding DUF4142 domain-containing protein produces the protein MSHPVMRFLVLAAALQLPTHAAPATAITSTPAARVDPSGVRSADKDFIDQAGASGLAEIEAARLALKQAEADGVKQLANMLIDDHTKANERLNTVAALKNLSLPSEPTAQSRKKIAELQGKSGKAFDEAYLKQQKEGHQKSIALYRKQAKSGGDEDLRRYAAATLPTIEGHLKHIEALLQGKHAKDH, from the coding sequence ATGAGCCATCCCGTAATGCGATTCCTGGTTTTGGCAGCAGCCTTGCAGCTGCCGACGCACGCCGCGCCGGCCACCGCGATCACGTCCACGCCCGCGGCGCGGGTCGATCCTTCCGGCGTGCGCAGCGCCGACAAGGACTTCATCGACCAGGCCGGTGCTTCCGGCCTCGCCGAGATCGAGGCGGCACGGCTTGCGTTGAAGCAGGCCGAAGCCGACGGCGTGAAGCAGCTGGCCAACATGCTGATCGACGATCACACCAAGGCCAACGAGCGCCTCAATACGGTGGCCGCGCTGAAGAACCTGAGCCTGCCAAGCGAGCCGACCGCGCAAAGCCGCAAGAAGATCGCGGAATTGCAGGGCAAATCCGGCAAGGCATTCGACGAGGCCTATCTGAAGCAGCAAAAGGAAGGCCATCAGAAATCGATCGCGCTCTATCGCAAGCAAGCCAAATCGGGGGGCGACGAGGATCTGCGCAGGTATGCCGCCGCTACGCTGCCCACCATCGAAGGCCACTTGAAGCACATCGAGGCGCTGCTGCAGGGCAAGCACGCCAAGGACCACTGA
- a CDS encoding DNA topoisomerase IB, with product MKPRSTPSHKAEHGAPALHYVRDDAPGLYRRRQGKGFVYADDTGTRVRDATTLARIASLAIPPAYQDVWICADPCGHLQATGRDARGRKQYRYHPDWIAARSQHKYGRLAEFGHALSALRRQLEADLARPGLGADKVLATVVALLDATLIRVGNTRYTRDNRSYGLTTLRNRHVDISGGELYFDFNGKSGVRRRVRLRHPQLARIVRRCQALPGQTLFQYLDEDGVRHAVTSQDVNDYLHRHAGEFTAKDCRTWAASVMALALCRQRMHTVESATARKRAFAEIVRAVAAQLGNTAAVCRKSYIHPAIETAFLDGALDPASRQRARRRLSADEVRLLHFLDVAEAGTVLAQ from the coding sequence TTGAAGCCGCGCTCGACGCCCAGCCACAAGGCTGAGCACGGCGCGCCGGCGCTGCACTATGTACGCGACGATGCCCCCGGCCTGTACCGCCGGCGCCAGGGCAAGGGCTTCGTCTATGCGGACGACACCGGCACGCGGGTGCGCGACGCCACCACGCTCGCCCGCATCGCCAGCCTGGCCATCCCGCCGGCCTACCAGGATGTGTGGATCTGTGCCGATCCCTGCGGCCACCTGCAGGCCACCGGACGCGACGCGCGCGGGCGCAAGCAGTATCGCTACCACCCGGACTGGATTGCGGCACGCAGCCAGCACAAGTACGGCCGGCTCGCCGAATTCGGCCACGCGCTGTCCGCGCTACGGCGCCAGCTGGAAGCTGATCTCGCCCGTCCGGGCCTGGGTGCCGACAAGGTGCTCGCCACCGTGGTGGCGCTGCTGGATGCAACGCTGATCCGCGTCGGCAACACCCGCTACACCCGCGACAACCGCAGTTATGGCCTCACCACGCTGCGCAACCGGCATGTCGACATCAGCGGCGGTGAGCTGTACTTCGATTTCAACGGCAAGAGCGGCGTGCGCCGCCGGGTGCGGCTGAGGCACCCGCAACTGGCGCGCATCGTGCGCCGCTGCCAGGCCCTGCCGGGGCAGACGCTGTTCCAGTACCTGGACGAAGACGGCGTGCGCCATGCCGTCACCTCGCAGGATGTGAACGACTACCTGCATCGTCACGCTGGCGAATTCACCGCCAAGGATTGCCGCACCTGGGCCGCCAGCGTGATGGCACTGGCGCTGTGTCGGCAACGCATGCATACGGTGGAAAGCGCCACGGCGCGCAAGCGCGCCTTTGCCGAGATCGTGCGCGCCGTGGCGGCGCAACTGGGCAATACCGCTGCGGTGTGCCGCAAGAGTTACATCCATCCCGCCATCGAGACGGCCTTTCTCGACGGCGCACTCGATCCTGCATCGCGCCAGCGCGCGCGGCGCCGGCTGAGCGCCGACGAGGTGCGACTGCTGCATTTCCTCGACGTCGCGGAAGCCGGCACGGTACTTGCCCAATGA
- a CDS encoding mechanosensitive ion channel family protein, giving the protein MVQFDRAERFFDTLFQRIANYGVDVATALLIFMVGWWLAGRLARWVEQLIVRAGGEATAAPLIGAALMWAVRILTAVMVLGKLGVQTTSIVAALGAAGLAIGLALQGTLQNIAAGLMLLLLRPFRVGDYIEGTGVVAGTISEVGLFTTRLVKQDGSALFVPNSQLWSNAVTNYSSNASRRIEISFNITTAQIERGLALARDIVTAQPQVLSEPAPQVSISDYTDGGAKLAVTAWTSTAHYPEVRAALLQRLRPGIEAALAPSAS; this is encoded by the coding sequence ATGGTCCAGTTCGACCGCGCTGAACGTTTCTTCGACACGCTGTTTCAACGTATCGCCAACTACGGCGTCGATGTCGCCACCGCCCTGCTGATCTTCATGGTCGGCTGGTGGCTGGCCGGTCGGCTGGCCCGCTGGGTCGAGCAGTTGATCGTGCGCGCCGGCGGCGAGGCCACTGCGGCACCGCTGATCGGCGCCGCGCTGATGTGGGCGGTGCGCATCCTCACCGCGGTGATGGTGCTCGGCAAGTTGGGGGTGCAGACCACCAGCATCGTGGCCGCGCTCGGTGCCGCCGGCCTTGCCATCGGCCTTGCCCTGCAGGGCACGCTGCAGAACATCGCGGCCGGCTTGATGCTGCTGCTGTTGCGCCCGTTCCGCGTCGGCGACTACATCGAGGGCACCGGCGTGGTGGCCGGCACCATCTCGGAAGTGGGGCTGTTCACCACCCGTCTTGTCAAACAGGACGGCAGTGCGCTGTTCGTACCCAACAGCCAGCTCTGGTCCAACGCGGTCACCAACTACAGCAGCAATGCCAGCCGGCGCATCGAGATCAGCTTCAACATCACCACGGCGCAGATCGAACGCGGCCTGGCACTGGCACGTGACATCGTCACCGCGCAGCCGCAGGTGCTGTCCGAGCCCGCGCCGCAGGTCAGCATTTCCGACTACACCGACGGCGGCGCCAAGCTCGCCGTCACCGCCTGGACCAGCACCGCCCACTACCCGGAGGTACGGGCGGCGCTGCTGCAGCGGCTGCGGCCGGGCATCGAGGCCGCGCTGGCGCCCAGTGCCAGCTGA